From the genome of Amycolatopsis sp. NBC_01488, one region includes:
- a CDS encoding RCC1 domain-containing protein: MAVSVFAQPASAATVGGVLAWGKPDYDVTIPPADALTGVTAVSAGSTTALALKGGAVLAWGANNWGANEIPAAATSGVSQIASGWGHELALKNGKVLAWGNNWYGQTTLPASVSSGVLAISTSNMHSLALKQGGQVVSWGTRTDVPAAAQSGVTAISAGGDHNLALKNGGVLAWGSNTYGQATVPAGLSSGVTAVSAGFNHSLALKGGQVYAWGRDNFHQTEVPPEALSDVVSVDAGFNHNVAVKTDGSVVAWGSNFVGESSFPWCGPVFAVSAGDNDSFALKEDPNAAC; this comes from the coding sequence ATGGCCGTCTCGGTGTTCGCGCAGCCGGCGTCCGCGGCCACCGTCGGCGGCGTGCTCGCCTGGGGCAAGCCGGACTACGACGTCACGATCCCGCCGGCGGACGCGCTGACCGGCGTCACCGCCGTCTCGGCGGGCAGCACGACCGCGCTGGCGCTGAAGGGCGGCGCGGTCCTGGCGTGGGGCGCGAACAACTGGGGCGCCAACGAAATCCCCGCCGCGGCGACGTCCGGGGTCAGCCAGATCGCGTCCGGCTGGGGGCATGAGCTGGCCCTCAAGAACGGCAAGGTCCTGGCGTGGGGCAACAACTGGTACGGCCAGACCACCCTGCCGGCGTCGGTGTCCAGCGGCGTCCTCGCGATCTCGACGTCCAACATGCACAGCCTCGCGCTGAAGCAGGGCGGGCAGGTCGTGAGCTGGGGGACGCGGACCGACGTGCCGGCGGCCGCCCAGTCCGGCGTGACCGCGATCTCCGCCGGCGGTGACCACAACCTGGCGCTGAAGAACGGCGGTGTGCTGGCCTGGGGGAGCAACACCTACGGGCAGGCGACGGTGCCGGCCGGGCTTTCCTCCGGTGTCACGGCGGTGTCCGCCGGGTTCAACCACAGCCTGGCGCTGAAAGGCGGCCAGGTCTACGCCTGGGGCCGGGACAACTTCCACCAGACCGAGGTACCGCCGGAAGCGCTGTCGGACGTCGTGAGCGTCGACGCCGGGTTCAACCACAACGTCGCTGTCAAGACCGACGGCTCGGTGGTGGCCTGGGGCTCGAACTTCGTCGGTGAGTCCTCCTTCCCCTGGTGCGGGCCGGTGTTCGCCGTCTCGGCCGGGGACAACGACAGCTTCGCGCTGAAGGAAGACCCGAACGCGGCTTGCTGA
- a CDS encoding DUF6801 domain-containing protein → MSRLSRLSAGFATTATAIGAIAVLTAGTAAAATVTYTAGGTAGITYNCTFPGISPQPVAITAHLDAPDVVPAGTTITPTNVGGSATISATVHSLLTAVGYDGIRGTATVPVTASAGTLSQPSATGLNIPEVIYPTGGPITVNISQVATSSVPDWTAPASAGSATLSLTSGLSANLEFHKKSSGTWSPWTMNCTLKVTNPAQNTAFSPSITVS, encoded by the coding sequence ATGTCCCGACTCAGCAGGCTGTCCGCCGGTTTCGCCACCACCGCGACCGCCATCGGCGCCATCGCGGTGCTGACCGCGGGCACCGCGGCCGCCGCCACCGTCACCTACACCGCCGGGGGCACGGCGGGGATCACCTACAACTGCACCTTCCCCGGCATCTCGCCGCAGCCGGTCGCGATCACCGCGCACCTGGACGCGCCCGACGTCGTCCCGGCCGGCACCACCATCACCCCCACCAACGTCGGCGGCAGCGCCACGATCAGCGCGACCGTCCACTCGCTGCTGACCGCGGTCGGCTACGACGGCATCCGGGGCACCGCGACGGTGCCGGTCACGGCGTCGGCGGGCACGCTGTCGCAGCCGTCGGCCACCGGCCTGAACATCCCGGAGGTGATCTACCCGACCGGCGGGCCGATCACCGTGAACATCTCGCAGGTCGCGACGTCCAGCGTTCCGGACTGGACCGCGCCGGCCAGCGCGGGCAGCGCCACGCTGTCGCTGACGAGCGGGCTGTCGGCGAACCTGGAGTTCCACAAGAAGTCCAGCGGCACCTGGTCGCCGTGGACGATGAACTGCACCCTCAAGGTGACGAACCCGGCGCAGAACACCGCGTTCAGCCCGAGCATCACCGTTTCCTGA
- a CDS encoding DUF6801 domain-containing protein, whose amino-acid sequence MPRRVRPRTRTVSALAAVGLLSAVNGALTGVGSAAPAPAVPPDTKATASVSVTCPFADPLGARKLTAETAATLPSQAKTGSSAKIGAFSAKLTLPRDVALSYLPDGATAGSLRGDVHVDLAVHQGDRADKVPVDLIVPATPLPETGDLTLAATGTVPEIALNTVGAVTFDVTAPTLALEAVPPPDTAVTQPAPLVACTLDPGQQTALGKIMVLPKTVPGTKQKQQAAAAAADAPGPGDPPTDDEFAVPLSLVTILTKSTVKKLGATVAADPAFLFNGLFILNLVDGTSRVTGSTTFNPATTSFLGFGFVPVTATVEFLPVDYRNSKVIEIAGKITTDPDTGATFLDTTLQVMARLSNAKVNGVPLDLGPDCVTKDKVTLTLNGPYEAFGVGHIRTDEKTGFELPGFTGCGAAGQDLDPLLTGMGSGKGNQAFVDTYNLIVCTEPDHTQCPPGSDGPPPEAAAKKAVKHSH is encoded by the coding sequence ATGCCACGTCGAGTCCGGCCCCGCACCCGCACCGTGTCCGCGCTGGCGGCCGTCGGCCTGCTCTCCGCGGTGAACGGCGCGCTGACCGGCGTCGGCTCGGCCGCCCCCGCGCCCGCGGTCCCGCCGGACACGAAGGCCACGGCGTCGGTTTCGGTGACCTGCCCGTTCGCCGACCCGCTCGGAGCGCGGAAGCTCACGGCCGAAACGGCGGCGACGCTGCCCTCGCAGGCGAAGACCGGCTCGTCGGCCAAGATCGGCGCGTTCTCGGCGAAGCTCACGCTCCCCCGCGACGTCGCGCTCTCCTACCTCCCGGACGGCGCCACCGCCGGATCGCTGCGCGGCGACGTGCACGTCGACCTGGCCGTGCACCAGGGCGACCGCGCGGACAAGGTGCCGGTCGACCTGATCGTCCCGGCCACGCCGCTGCCGGAGACCGGTGACCTCACGCTGGCGGCCACCGGCACCGTGCCGGAGATCGCCCTGAACACCGTCGGCGCGGTCACCTTCGACGTCACCGCGCCGACGCTCGCCCTCGAAGCCGTCCCGCCGCCGGACACCGCGGTCACGCAGCCGGCTCCGCTGGTCGCGTGCACCCTCGACCCCGGCCAGCAGACGGCGCTGGGCAAGATCATGGTCCTGCCGAAGACGGTGCCGGGCACGAAGCAGAAGCAGCAGGCGGCCGCGGCCGCCGCCGACGCGCCCGGCCCGGGCGATCCGCCGACCGACGACGAGTTCGCGGTGCCGCTGAGCCTGGTCACGATCTTGACGAAGTCGACGGTCAAGAAGCTCGGCGCGACCGTCGCCGCCGACCCCGCGTTCCTGTTCAACGGGCTGTTCATCCTCAACCTGGTCGACGGCACCTCGCGGGTCACCGGGTCGACCACCTTCAACCCGGCGACGACCTCGTTCCTCGGCTTCGGTTTCGTGCCGGTGACCGCGACCGTCGAGTTCCTGCCGGTCGACTACCGGAACAGCAAGGTCATCGAGATCGCCGGCAAGATCACCACCGACCCGGACACCGGGGCCACGTTCCTGGACACGACGCTGCAGGTGATGGCGCGGCTGAGCAACGCGAAGGTCAACGGCGTCCCGCTCGACCTCGGCCCCGACTGCGTGACCAAGGACAAGGTGACCCTCACGCTGAACGGCCCGTACGAAGCGTTCGGCGTCGGGCACATCCGGACCGACGAGAAGACGGGTTTCGAGCTTCCCGGGTTCACCGGCTGCGGCGCCGCCGGCCAGGACCTGGACCCGCTGCTCACCGGGATGGGCTCCGGCAAGGGCAACCAGGCCTTCGTCGACACCTACAACCTGATCGTGTGCACCGAACCCGACCACACCCAGTGCCCGCCGGGGTCCGACGGCCCCCCGCCGGAAGCGGCGGCGAAGAAGGCGGTCAAGCACTCGCACTGA
- a CDS encoding PucR family transcriptional regulator, producing MSVERGFDHAAPPPAALPRKLADILRPELASLAAEIVDEIRATIPAYARPLDGPYGKSIRAGVEYAITLFVAQIADPTVSKEQSHEVHHRLGQNEMREGRSLDTLQSAYRVGARVSWRRIMRVGRRSGLSSAVMSQLADAMLAFMDELASVALDGYLEAKARTAGALDTWRRKLLHLILETPPASPKAIAELAQLIGWPVPTDATPVAVCPASGVAPARRHAGLDADILAELDTPDPKLVVPGELGGARLATLQVALPDCRLSIGPCVPVASVADSLRWARNALHLAERGVLAPRPVLRAEEHLATLLVNSDTGLVGTLRHRLFAPLADMTGKQQERLLETLRAWLDSQGNVVEIAERLGVHPQTVRYRMRQLQATFGDSLRDPAARFEMELALRAGAAPLPLRYPVSELLPSPRTGASRPQWTNS from the coding sequence ATGTCGGTGGAGCGCGGATTCGATCACGCTGCGCCGCCGCCTGCCGCACTGCCTCGCAAGCTCGCCGACATCCTGCGTCCCGAGCTGGCCAGCCTCGCCGCCGAGATCGTCGACGAGATCCGCGCGACCATCCCGGCCTACGCCCGCCCGCTCGACGGCCCCTACGGCAAGTCGATCCGGGCCGGCGTCGAGTACGCGATCACGCTGTTCGTGGCGCAGATCGCCGACCCGACGGTGTCGAAGGAGCAGTCCCACGAGGTGCACCACCGGCTGGGCCAGAACGAAATGCGCGAAGGCCGCAGCCTCGACACGCTGCAATCGGCCTACCGGGTCGGCGCGCGCGTGTCGTGGCGGCGGATCATGCGCGTCGGGCGGCGGAGCGGGCTCTCGTCGGCGGTGATGTCCCAGCTGGCCGACGCGATGCTGGCGTTCATGGACGAACTAGCCTCCGTCGCGCTCGACGGCTACCTGGAGGCGAAGGCGCGCACGGCGGGAGCGCTCGACACGTGGCGCCGCAAGCTGCTGCACCTCATCCTCGAGACGCCGCCCGCGTCGCCCAAGGCGATCGCCGAGCTGGCCCAGCTGATCGGCTGGCCGGTGCCCACCGACGCGACACCGGTGGCGGTCTGCCCGGCGAGCGGCGTCGCCCCGGCCCGCCGCCACGCCGGGCTGGACGCGGACATCCTCGCCGAGCTCGACACGCCCGACCCGAAGCTGGTGGTCCCCGGCGAGCTGGGCGGCGCGCGGCTGGCGACGCTGCAGGTGGCCCTGCCGGACTGCCGGCTCTCGATCGGCCCGTGCGTCCCGGTGGCGTCGGTGGCGGATTCCCTGCGCTGGGCCCGGAACGCGCTCCACCTGGCCGAGCGTGGCGTGCTGGCGCCGCGTCCGGTGCTGCGCGCCGAGGAGCACCTGGCGACGCTGCTGGTCAACTCCGACACGGGCCTGGTCGGCACGCTCCGGCACCGCCTGTTCGCGCCGCTGGCGGACATGACGGGCAAGCAGCAGGAGCGGCTGCTGGAGACGCTGCGCGCGTGGCTCGACAGCCAGGGCAACGTGGTGGAGATCGCGGAACGCCTCGGCGTGCACCCCCAGACGGTCCGCTACCGCATGAGACAGCTCCAGGCGACGTTCGGCGACAGCCTGCGCGACCCGGCGGCGCGGTTCGAGATGGAGCTGGCGCTGCGTGCCGGGGCGGCACCGCTGCCGTTGCGGTATCCGGTGAGCGAGCTGCTGCCTTCGCCGCGCACCGGAGCGTCTCGTCCACAGTGGACGAACAGCTAG
- a CDS encoding GntR family transcriptional regulator, translating to MKIVVDTENGLAPWRQVHDQVVHAITTGALPEGARLPPIRQLARDLGLASGTVARAYRELEAAGWVATARARGTVVTIPPGRPDPATLLHSAAAGFVSQARDLGADLDTALAAVRAAYRS from the coding sequence GTGAAGATCGTCGTCGACACGGAGAACGGGCTCGCGCCGTGGCGGCAGGTGCACGACCAGGTGGTCCACGCGATCACGACGGGAGCGCTGCCGGAAGGGGCCCGGCTGCCCCCGATCCGCCAGCTGGCCCGGGACCTGGGGCTGGCGTCCGGAACGGTGGCCCGCGCGTACCGGGAGCTGGAGGCGGCGGGCTGGGTGGCCACGGCCCGCGCCCGGGGCACGGTGGTGACGATCCCGCCCGGCCGCCCGGATCCCGCGACCCTGCTGCACTCCGCGGCGGCCGGGTTCGTCAGCCAGGCCCGCGACCTCGGCGCGGACCTCGACACGGCCTTGGCCGCCGTCCGCGCGGCTTACCGGTCGTGA